The stretch of DNA TTCCATGCCGTGGATGTACGCGCCCAACTGTTCGCGGTTGGCCTCATCCATATGATCCTGAGAAAAGCGGGTCAGCGCGGCCTTGTACTCGCGGATTCGCAGGTTCTCGAACTCTATGCCGTGCTTTTTCAGGAACGCTCCGAGGAACGTGGATTCCACCGCGAAGCCGCCCAGCATCACGTCTGCCGATTCGGGGGCGGCAATTTCCTGTGCGCCGCTGGCCGCGATCAGGGCCGTCATCGTCAGTTGGGGCAGGTGGGCCACCACCCGTTTGTCCTGCGCCAGCCGTCCCAGAATGCCGCGAACCGCGTGGGCTGTGGCCGGAGCCGCCGTGAAGCCGCCAAAGCGCACCAGTACGCCGTGTAGCCACTCTGCGCCGCGCAGTTTTTCCACGCGGGCTTGCAGCGCTTCCAGCGTTTCGGTGCGGTTCAGCAGGGCGGCGAGTGGGCTGGCAGGCTGCCGCGCCGGGTAAGCGCCCTGCAAATCCAGCACCACCCAGGTGGGCCGCGTGACGCCGCTCGGCAGGGTGCTGTCGGTCTTGTTCAGAAACGGAATATTCAGGGGAGCCATATCAGCAAAGTACGCGCTGAGCATGAGATCAGTTCCCGTGCGGGGTGATGGCCTGCTGGACGCCTGTGTCTTCTCAGACTCCCAACAGTGCTGTTGCCTGACCCTGCATGTCGGTTTGACCGCTTTCATCTGATGTCCCACTCACCCCAACGGCTGACCTGCGAACATGGAGGAGGTGTTTACTGGAAGGAATGTGAAAGGAGCATCCATGCGGAAAGTGATCGTGACTGAATTTCTGACTCTGGACGGCGTGTACGAGGAATCAAGCTCGTGGCAAAAGGAGTACAGCCCAGACGACGGCCAGTTTAAATATGATGAACTCTTTGAAAGTGGCGCTTTGTTGCTGGGCCGAAAAACCTACGAGGGTTTCGCTCAATATTGGCCTACGGCGCCGGGTACCGGAGCATTTGGCGAACGAATGAACCTCCTGCCGAAGTTCGTGGCGACGACCACCCTCACTTCCCTGGAATGGAACGCGACGCCCCTCGGAGGGGACGTGGTGGCCGCCGTGAAGGAACTCAAACGGCAGGAAGGCGGCCACCTGCTCGTGTACGGTAGCGGCACCTTTGTCCAGACGCTCCTGCGTCACGGTCTCGTGGACGAACTTCGCCTGATGGTTTTTCCTGTCGTGTTGGGCAGCGGCAAACGGTTGTTTTCGGAAGGCAACAGACTGGCTCTCAAGCTTGCCGTTTCCAAAAACCTCGGCGCGGGCGTGATGCTCCTGATCTATCAGCCTGTTGACTCAGAGCCGGTGGAAGGGGGCCAGAAATCGTAGGCCACCCACTCATCATTCAAGGCTTGGCCCCAGTCGGCTTTCGCCCCAGCCTCGTTCCCATTGCTTCGGCCCGTGAAATCAGCACTTGGGCGGCGTCGGACGGCAGGTGGGCTTCGGCGGAGGCGCGAAACAGGGCCAGCCAGCGGGCCAGATGCACCCCGCGTACCCCCAGCGGCGCGTGGATGTGGTTCAGGTTGCCGCGCCAGTGCTGGCCCCCTGCTTGGGTCGGCCCCCCCAGCATCGTGACCCAGAAGGCGGTGACGGCCTCCAGGTGCGCTTCCCAGCCGGACACGTGGGCGGCGAAGATGGGGCCAAGTACCGCATCGGCCCGTGCCCGCGCATAAAAATCGGCCAGCAGTGGGCGGAGTGCGGCCTCGCCCCCAATACTCTCCAGCGGCGTGGCAGGCGTGCGGGGGCCGGGAGTTTTCAGTCCGGTCAGAAATTCCAGTTTCAGCGGGTCAGGCAAGGTTCCTCCGGCCCAGGCGGTCACGGTTCCTGCCCGCCACAGCAGCGGCGCACTGCCCAGCCAGCGTTCGGCGTGGGCGGTGCGGGGGAGGGCCGCCCATTCCTCCACCGTGCTTTCCCTGCCTTCTGCCTTTGTCCCAGCCTGAATCGCCGCTCCCAGCACCCGGCCTGCCAGTGCCGCGCCCGTTCCCCAGGCCAACACAGGCAAGCCGCCCCGCACCGCGCCCGAAACCAGCGTCAGCAGCGCCCAGCGATCCGGTCTGTGCTGCACGTCGCGCACGGGTTGGCCGTCATGGGGAACCAGCAGGCCCGCCGCGTGAGCTAGGGCGTCGGCACTGGCAGGCCGCACCGTCCAGCCGTCCCAAAGGTTTGGCAGGGGAGAGGTGGTCAGCAGCAGGCGAGAATTCACGGTTCACAGCATAGGCTTCTGTATCAGCAACAAAAAACCCGCCGGGAGTGGCGGGTCAGGTGGGGCTGGTCTGTCTTCAGTTCAGCGTCTTGATGTAAGCGTGTATATTGGCCACTTCTGCGTCGCTGAGCTGTTCGGGCGAGAAGCGGGGCATGGTAGGGGCCAGTTCCCGGTCAGGGGTTTTGCCCTCACGCAGCGTCAGCTTGAACTGATCCAGCGTCCAGCTTTTGGGGCCATCGGCAGTGTTCAGGGCCGCGCCGATGCCGCCTCCACCTTGTGGGCCGTGGCAGGCCGCGCAACTGCTCACAAATTTGGCCTGTCCCGCTTCCACATCGCCTGCTTCGGTGGTCACGGTGGCGCCCGTGGACGACATTTCGCCGGGTGGGCGACCCGATTCGCTGCCCTCGTTGGCGGTAGTATTTTCTCCGGCCTGTGCGCCTTCGGTGGTGGCAACGGTGGCGCTGTTATTTTCGGTCTGGCCGTTCTCCTGGTTGCCCGTGGCCGCGCCCTGGCTCCCCGCCACCGCGCCGTTCGGCCCGGCCTGCTCGCCGCCCTGGTTGGGGGCTTTGGCATTGCCCTGAGCCTCGGCGGAGCCTGCCGCGCCTGTGGCCGTACTCGTGGCACTCGGCGCTTCCTCGCTGGGCACCGATCCGGCGCGTTCTTCCTGGTCGCCCGCGCCGCCCTCGGCCTTTGTTTCTTCATGGTGAGGCGTGGTGGCGATCTGATACGCAGCGTAAGAGCCGCCCAGCGTCAGGGCCAGCAGCAGCGTCATGGTGACGGCGAACGTGTTCTTCATAGGCCCACCCTACCATACGGTCAGGGGGCGTTTGACTGTGCCAGGCAGCTTTTCGGGCCAAACGTCCGGGCTATCTTTCGGGTCGGTGAAGGGGCCGCCAGAGGGCGTGAGAATGGTGTGGTCACTGGGCTACACGGCCCGCCACAGGCAGGCAAACACACAGGGCAAACGCACACAGACCGGGCAAGCATGCCAGTATTCAGGTTGATGAGGTGCCGGTGTCCCGTGATTCCGTATGCTTTAGGCTCCTTCCCATGAACGACGATCCAAACCAGGATTTTCCAGCGCAGTTCGCAGCAACCCAGGCCACAGCGACACAGGGTACAGGTTGGGCGCGGGCCACTATTTTTGGCGAGCAGGAAGGCCGGATTCTAGACCGCCTGGCCGCCCTCGACCCCGACCTCATGGCCTATATTCGGGACTTTGCCTACGACACCGTGTACGAGCGTCCGGGCCTCGACCTGAGAACGCGGGAACTGTTGGCTTGCACCCTGTTGGTGGGATTGGGCAGTCCGCCGGAACTGCGAACCCACCTGCGCGGCGCACTCCGGGCCGGGGCCACCGAAACAGAAGTGCGCGAAACGCTACTGATGTGCGTGCCCTATCTGGGGTTTCCGCGTGTGGTGGCCGCCTTCGAGCAACTGCGCCTGCTGCTGACAGGAAGCAGCAAAACGCCCCCAACCGAACAGGCAGGGGACGCTGAATAACAGGGGCTAGATAACAGTGCGCCAGAGCTAAAGCTTAGTAGGCCACTTTCAGGCCGACACGGGCCTTGAAGACCGTACCGGGGCGCACGAAGCGGTTGTCGATGGCAGCATATCCAGCGTCATCGGTGGTGAACGAATCGGTGGCGCCATTGCTGTTGCTCACGCCGATGGTGGACTTGAAGTACTGCTCGACGCCGAGGTCGCCCACGATGCTCAGGTTGCCTGCAATAGCGTAGCTGGCCATGACGCCCGCGCCGATGCCGAAGGAGGAAGCGCTGTAGGTGGTGCTGCCGGTTGCACCATAGTCTTCAGTGGCTTTGAACATGCCGTAGCGTCCGCCTGCGTACAGGGTGGCGTCGGTGCCGGGGGCCAACTCGCCCAGGCTGTATGTGCCGTCTACACCTACGGTCACGTGGCTCCCGTTTTCAGTCGCTGCGCCCGACGCCTTGTAAGAGCCGAACGTCCCTACGCCCAGATCGCTGCTGTCGTTGATGGAATCGCTGGGGTTGGTATACGAGGCGCTGACCTTCACGCCCACTGGGCCGAGCAGGTTGGGGCTGTGTACAAATACGCTGCCACTCAGGCCGCCTGCGTAACCGCCCGTCAGGCCGAGTTCTACGCCGCTGAGGCTCTGTGCGCCCGCTGCGCCCGTCATCATGCCTGCTACCACTGCCGTCATCAGGATCTTCTTCATGGGTGTAGCCTCGCCTACCAACATGAGCCGCCCTCATGAACGGTGTCACGGCAGCTTTAGAAACGGGACAGGTCACCGTCAGAAAAGAGACAGAATCTACAATAAGTCCCAGACTCCAATCAGGAAAAATGATGTGCAGCACAGCACAAATCTAAGCCAGATCCAGACCGGAATGAGCAATGCACACCCTGTTGATGCTGCCTTTATGTCTACTCCACAAACCCAGACTTCTGAGGGCCAGAAGAATCAGGCCCGCGCAAACTCCAGCACAGCAGCGTGAGCCAACCCACGAGACTGGGCGACTTTCCATGCACCGCGTGCATCTCCGCGCCCGATCTGGGCCATGAATGCAGCGTCGCGGGCCAGCGTGGTCAGTACCCAGAAGTCTCCCCAGGCCTCCAGCCCCCACTGCTGGCGCATGGCTTTGGCCGCCGCCGCCCACACGGGTTCGCTGAGGTGTTCCAGCGGGGCGATGTAATGCACCTCGCCGTCGGTGCCGGGGGTGCGGGCCACCTCGCGGCGGTATTCCTCGCGCTCGCGGCGGGGCATGTCGTCCCACGTTTCGGCGGCGCAGTAGCGGGCAGGCAGGGCGCTGAAGGTGTCGCGGCAACGGGTGGGGCGCACGTCGTAGCGCGAGCAACTGCCAGTCTCCCGGTTCAGCAGGGGGCAATACCCGACTTCGCGGCGGTGACGGTCTACGTAGGTGTCGTCGTCGGGGGCGCTGCGGGCGTTAGAAATGACGGCGCGGGCGTGGGCTTCCATGCGGGCGGCCTCCGTGTCGGTCAGGGCCTGCGCAGTCACGAGGGCTTCGGCCAGCGATACCCGAATGGGCATATTGCAGCAGCCAAAGCAGCCCGCGCCGCAAAATACGCGCCCGCCCCGCTGTTCGTACCCTTTCAGCCACGCGCCCGACTGCCGGGTATAGCGGGCATAGCCGCGCTTCACGGCGTCTGTGACGGCAGCGTGAGGCAGGGCAGGGCCAGCCGCAACCGGGCGGGAGGGGGGGGAAGAGTGGTGCGTCATCGGAAGCAGCCTAGCGCGGGTATACTGCGGCTACCGTGTTCCGACGCCCACGCCAGCCGCAGACGCCCACCCCGGAACCCCGGAAGATAGGCACAACGCCCTCTGCCGAGGCTCCGGACGCCACCCGCATTCTCTCGGAGTTGCTGGCCCGCCCCAGCACCGAAGGCATTCTGGAAGGGGCGCTCGCCCACGCCGCGCTGCTGCTGGGCGGCCAGACCCACGGATTCGCCGTGTTGCGGCGGGGCCAAGACCGGGTGGTGGCCGTCTTCGGCTATCCCAAAGCCCTGATCGGCACCGCGCTCAGCGGCCCCTGGGCCAGTATGCGTGCCCGCCTGCTGGCCGATGGATCGCGCGAACTGTACGAGATGAACCCGCCCGAACTGCACGGCATTCTGGACGATGCC from Deinococcus sp. QL22 encodes:
- a CDS encoding dihydrofolate reductase family protein, whose protein sequence is MRKVIVTEFLTLDGVYEESSSWQKEYSPDDGQFKYDELFESGALLLGRKTYEGFAQYWPTAPGTGAFGERMNLLPKFVATTTLTSLEWNATPLGGDVVAAVKELKRQEGGHLLVYGSGTFVQTLLRHGLVDELRLMVFPVVLGSGKRLFSEGNRLALKLAVSKNLGAGVMLLIYQPVDSEPVEGGQKS
- a CDS encoding group III truncated hemoglobin, which codes for MNSRLLLTTSPLPNLWDGWTVRPASADALAHAAGLLVPHDGQPVRDVQHRPDRWALLTLVSGAVRGGLPVLAWGTGAALAGRVLGAAIQAGTKAEGRESTVEEWAALPRTAHAERWLGSAPLLWRAGTVTAWAGGTLPDPLKLEFLTGLKTPGPRTPATPLESIGGEAALRPLLADFYARARADAVLGPIFAAHVSGWEAHLEAVTAFWVTMLGGPTQAGGQHWRGNLNHIHAPLGVRGVHLARWLALFRASAEAHLPSDAAQVLISRAEAMGTRLGRKPTGAKP
- a CDS encoding c-type cytochrome translates to MKNTFAVTMTLLLALTLGGSYAAYQIATTPHHEETKAEGGAGDQEERAGSVPSEEAPSATSTATGAAGSAEAQGNAKAPNQGGEQAGPNGAVAGSQGAATGNQENGQTENNSATVATTEGAQAGENTTANEGSESGRPPGEMSSTGATVTTEAGDVEAGQAKFVSSCAACHGPQGGGGIGAALNTADGPKSWTLDQFKLTLREGKTPDRELAPTMPRFSPEQLSDAEVANIHAYIKTLN
- a CDS encoding carboxymuconolactone decarboxylase family protein, with protein sequence MNDDPNQDFPAQFAATQATATQGTGWARATIFGEQEGRILDRLAALDPDLMAYIRDFAYDTVYERPGLDLRTRELLACTLLVGLGSPPELRTHLRGALRAGATETEVRETLLMCVPYLGFPRVVAAFEQLRLLLTGSSKTPPTEQAGDAE
- a CDS encoding YkgJ family cysteine cluster protein, giving the protein MTHHSSPPSRPVAAGPALPHAAVTDAVKRGYARYTRQSGAWLKGYEQRGGRVFCGAGCFGCCNMPIRVSLAEALVTAQALTDTEAARMEAHARAVISNARSAPDDDTYVDRHRREVGYCPLLNRETGSCSRYDVRPTRCRDTFSALPARYCAAETWDDMPRREREEYRREVARTPGTDGEVHYIAPLEHLSEPVWAAAAKAMRQQWGLEAWGDFWVLTTLARDAAFMAQIGRGDARGAWKVAQSRGLAHAAVLEFARA